The window aTACAAGGGTGAGCATCTATGTAATGTTAAATACATATCACTGAAAAATTTCATTGTTGTTTATGTTAGTCCccagtttgattttggtttaaaccatgaGAAAATGATGGCCACGCTGCCGGTATCATGCCccctctcacactctctctcctccggCATGTGGGCTCCCTATATACGAACCGTGCAGCGCCCGTTCCAGTGCTCCCATTTGCTTGTTGTGGGAGATTCTATCCCACACTGGCAGCGTGTGATCCCCTGCCCAATATTGTGGTTTGAAAGGCTCATTTTAGAACTGTTGATATGAAATTCTGGCCCCTGATACACATTCAAATTGATTTATTGCTCACCAATGCATAAGATTCCGACTGTTGTATTTATGGAATGAGGGCATTTTTTCCCACTTTCTTAATCACTTGTTTTAATAAACATCCTCTgaatgtcagggttttgcaaGACTTGGAATTCCGAAGCATAATAATGTCTTCGTCATATCTCCCAGCAACAACAGAGTCACTTATGGAGGCTACAGAAGCCAAAGACTCATCTGAGGCCATTTCTATCCTTTATCGCATACTTGATAACCCGTCATCTTCTTCAGAAGCCCTCCGCATAAAAGAACTGGCTCTGTCAAAATTGACAGACCTTCTCAAACAAGAGAACAGGGCTCTGGATCTCCAAAGCCTTCTTACCCAATTGAGGCCCTTCTTTGCATTGATCCCGAAGGCGAAAACTGCAAAGATTGTTCGGGGAATAATTGATGCAGTAGCTGAAATACCTGGAACATCTGATCTTCAAATATCCCTTTGTGAAGAAACAGTGCAATGGACCCGTGCTGAGAAGCGTACATTCCTGAGACAGCGGGTGGAGGCCAAGCTTGCCGGTCTTTTGACGGACAAGGGGGACTATGAGAAAGCATTGAGGCTTCTTTCTGGTCTTATCAAGGAAGTGAGGAAATTAGATGATAAGCTTCTTCTAGTCGATATAGAACTTCTAGAGAGTAAGCTTCATTTTTCGTTGAAAAATCAGCCCAAGGCTAAAGCTGCATTAACAGCTGCAAGGACAGCTGCAAATGCCATCTATGTGCCTCCAGCTCAACAGGGAACCATAGATTTGCAGAGTGGTATTCTCCATGCTGAAGAGAAGGACTATAAGACTGCTTACAGCTACTTCTTTGAAGCATTTGAAGCCTTCAATGCCCTTGGAGATTCCCGGGCAGTCTTCAGTCTCAAGTACATGTTATTGTGCAAGATCATGGTGAATCAGGCTGATGATGTGGCAGGGATAATATCTTCCAAAGCGGGTCTGCAGTATTTGGGACCAGAACTGGATGCCATGAAAGCTGTGGCTGATGCTTATTCAAAACGCTCCTTAAAATTCTTTGAGACTGCACTCCGTGATTATAAAGCTCAATTAGAGGAAGACCCAATTGTCCACAGACACCTCTCTTCATTATATGATACACTCTTGGAGCAAAATCTCTCTAGGTTGATTGAACCTTTCTCTAGGGTTGAGATTTCTCATGTTGCTGAGCTGATTGAGCTGCCAGTTGATCATGTAGAGAAGAAGTTGTCTCAGATGATTCTGGACAAGAAGTTTGCTGGGACTTTGGATCAGGGTGCTGGTTGCCTCATTATTTTTGATGATCCCAAGCCTGATGCGATCTTCCCGGCAACATTGGAAACCATTTCCAACATTGGCAAGGTTGTGGACAGCCTCTATGTGAGGTCTGCCAAGATAATGGCgtaggattttgattttgaagtcATTTGGTATGCTTGCGATCCTGTTGCAATTTCTTTACGTTCTGATCTTGATGACATGCCAGGTGAAGTATTTTGATTTGATCTCCAAGAATTTGAAATGAATTGTTTTTACATTCCTGTTGGAAAACTAATTGTGTCTGCACTGGGTGCAATCCTGTATGTGTTGAAGTTTTAAGCATGCTTAGGCTTTTATGTTTAACACAGATATGCTGGTTAGATCTGAGAGAGTTAAGGTGTTCGTAGGTGAAACCATAACCGTTAAAATTGCTATTcctatttctgttttttgtcAACTTCCGGCTCATACTAGAATGGGATATTGAGGATCTTTTAATCTGTGGATGTTTGGGTTGCAGTTAGGCAGTTCCTATATGTGGCAGTGAGGATGACAGGTTGAAAGGGCCATGGGAAACAAATTACATCTACGCCACAGAATCAACCATCGATGGAGGGAAGCGGTGCTTCCAACATAAATGACTCCCAAATCAAAAAGCAATAATATCTCCGGGAAACAGGAACTTCATTGAATAGGGAAAATATAGTCCTATGAACCAAAGTTGGAATACGTGCCAACTGAAGTGGCTTGTTTTGCTTTGTGGACTGTGGAGTACTAAACTACTAATGCAGTCATTTGTGTAGTCCATattcacaagactcacaaccaCTATTTCAAAAATTCGAAGTGGATCGGTGGAATCACCCGTGGCTGATCCAGCTGATTCTGACAGATTCTAACTGGTTTTAGTCGGTTTTGATTGATTCTGGCCCATCAGATCAAAGTCGGCATCCCTGATTCTGATTTTCAGTACCCTGTCACAAACATGGATTTAGTGATTGGACAAAGGGTCACGATCCTACGAGGGTGAGCTAATTCCAAACTGCAACTCATCTGCATGAAGCCAAAATTGCTTATAATCGTTATGGGAACAGGCAATGACCGACATGTATGTAAGAAGTATCATAATCAACTTCAAATAACTTTGAGAAATTCAGTAAGATTACAAGGGCACGTTTCTCTTAAAAGGGAATCCTCTGATTAACTAGTCAAAAACTACTTAATCGATTTTGTTTTAGAATAGGTGATTGGAATTAGTTGACTGCGTAGTTAGTTTATAGAACCTTCGAACTTCCGTAAGATACTTTTGTGTATCACCATGGCCCATTTGATACCAATCCAGACAGGTGGTAACGCTAACAGGATAGTGACATGTGATATTaaggtttaaaaaaataataaaagaattgGTAAAAATGGTCATATCTGCAACGTCCCTCTCGTGCTTCCTTGGTTTAATTCTACTTCAACACCGAGTGGTCTAGGTAGAGATTTCCATCGCTACACGCTTATCACACGCTTGCCGCCCAATCACCTTCCCCGTTAAAATAATCCCAGTATTAGTGGAACCCAAGAGAATCTATGAGATTCCCATGGCTACACTCTTACCACGCGTCAGCTCGTTTGTTTTATTACGGTAACAATGTTCTGAGAAGTCTTTGTTCCTTTTCCGAATCGTTaccctctcctgttacagcatcGTGCGATAATGCAAAGGTCATGTGGTACAGTGGATCCCATATGGTGCACATGACCTCTGCAGTCACCGCATGATGCATTACGGCACCGTGTTGTAacatgagaggataaaaattagTCCTTTCCCACTAAACGAAGCAACTGATTGTAGGACTGTCCTCTACAAATCTTTCCGTGTAGGCTACCATAGAGTTTCTTtcgattaaaatttttttagtgGCCTACAGAACCCTTTCATACTGCCACCACTTTAAGGTGTCGACCCCTGACCTACCAGCTAACATGAACTGCATACGGTCTaaatttggttcggtttagGTTTGAGCCTTTGAACCCAAATAttaaaaagattttattttgatttttattttttggatggaATTCTTTGTCACCCACGGTCAAGAGAGAAAACTCTTCATCCACCATTTTTTGTTGTTGGATAGGATTCTTtgaaggattaaaatcctctacaattcttttttcttacGGTGTCTTGTAGTCCGAccctgagagctcgacatgtggaagatgcttcatccaatagTACAAGTTCGATTGacctagttttttttattttcttttcgaACTGATGTCATCTTTCACATGTCAAGCTCTCAAGCCCGAACTGCAAGCCACCACAAGATTAAGGAATTATagaagatttttttcttttttgaaaaaaggggAATTGAATTGAACCCATAACCAAATCGATAAAAAAGCATATAGGGAACGAtaagaagccaaaaaaaaatgaaaacttaaATACTATATGTAATCGTTATAGAATGATAATTCCATTAACAGAAAACTGATAAAAATCTACACAAAAATCAAACATCAACTCAATGGTATGATTTCAATTTGACTCCATACTAGTTGAACTTGATTCAACCTGATCAAAACTAGATCGAACTGATTGATaatagtgaaattttcttttcctggTTATGTTTGGATggcaataaaataaaagaaattttgaattttaagagaaagatagacacatatgtcaatcattgcatcatcattatttttatttcattatgtTTTTGGTATCCTTTAAAAGGAAATTCTCCTTCTGTTTCCTATCATAGCAGGAATTTTTTCGGTTTCTTTTAACAATCTGTGTTTCTTTAAACCTGGTTCTCTGATTTACGAGAAGTCTCCATTTCCATCtcgaaaaataatagaaataacaaagaacaaagaaaaaaattcccaaAAACCCTGACCACAAGGATGATCTCTATTCTCTGTTCCTTCCATCATAAGAAAATAGAGAACCCACACCATCGTTGCACTCTTGGCCGGTGCCgaaggagagagaggtggaGTGGTCCAAGCGGAGGGTGTAGCCGTGTAGGATGGGTTATTCAAAGGAACGGGTTAAAAGTTaaacttgtcattttatattttgttttattttaagttaacAACATTACTGTAGAGGGAgatggatgagtattttcaaataagaggagGTGACTTGACTATGGTTCCATTTTCAAAGGGTATTCTGTAAATTATccttaaaaaaatatacatttCAAATGGCCAACCCAACCCTGGTCCAATCAAACCGGAATTGAACCAGTTATGGAAACTTTACGACTGTTACAACTGTGATGGGTTTAGATTTTATTTACTTTCCCAAACGGTTCCAATAGCAGTAATTACTACTAATTAGATTAGCAGGAGGGACCACAACAGAACCTCGGAACCAACGAAAATCTCGCTTGACGACCTCAAAGATTCATCGAAGCCCACTGTTTTTTAACTTTCTACAGAGTGGAGAAGTAGTTAAGGACTGAAGCCATCGTCACTCTCACCCTAATTAGCGTATCTGGTAAAGAAACTTTACCTTTAT is drawn from Telopea speciosissima isolate NSW1024214 ecotype Mountain lineage chromosome 1, Tspe_v1, whole genome shotgun sequence and contains these coding sequences:
- the LOC122646956 gene encoding 26S proteasome non-ATPase regulatory subunit 11 homolog, yielding MSSSYLPATTESLMEATEAKDSSEAISILYRILDNPSSSSEALRIKELALSKLTDLLKQENRALDLQSLLTQLRPFFALIPKAKTAKIVRGIIDAVAEIPGTSDLQISLCEETVQWTRAEKRTFLRQRVEAKLAGLLTDKGDYEKALRLLSGLIKEVRKLDDKLLLVDIELLESKLHFSLKNQPKAKAALTAARTAANAIYVPPAQQGTIDLQSGILHAEEKDYKTAYSYFFEAFEAFNALGDSRAVFSLKYMLLCKIMVNQADDVAGIISSKAGLQYLGPELDAMKAVADAYSKRSLKFFETALRDYKAQLEEDPIVHRHLSSLYDTLLEQNLSRLIEPFSRVEISHVAELIELPVDHVEKKLSQMILDKKFAGTLDQGAGCLIIFDDPKPDAIFPATLETISNIGKVVDSLYVRSAKIMA